A part of Amycolatopsis lurida genomic DNA contains:
- a CDS encoding ABC transporter substrate-binding protein, producing the protein MTMRLRLLVPLLAAALVAAGCTESGEPPAPDVLRVGLAAPVTLLPADVRDQSGRMLAGALWTPLADYDPATGKTAPRAAESFTSSDRLTWTVKLKDGGKFHDGTPVTAQSYVDTWKVIGAERWQASRVVKDLLRAKEITAPDPLTIRLVLDRPSGQVPALLSSPALVPLPASALASRDWAGFAQRPVGNGPFRLDGAWQPSGGKLVRVADAPGKARVIELKTGDAAAQYDEVKAGKLDLSTFVPGDRHEAMHADFAQRHVMWALPTVAYLGFPLTAQHFSDATVRHGFALGIDRAALEAGALGKQVDPAKSLLPPAVAPGERSSTCRPCTFDAGAGKSLLTQAEFPAAPVHFGQSQGSWLRPLAEQVSAAVGVPLAAEPGQGPFAIDVGLMTPSPQEVLAEIAKATGYQSDGFADLLKSAEEIESTESGEVYRLVENHLLRDLPVVPLWSGHGHAVWADRVGDVKATTFGGVDLSAASVR; encoded by the coding sequence ATGACCATGCGCTTGCGTCTTCTGGTCCCGCTCCTGGCCGCCGCCCTCGTCGCGGCGGGCTGCACGGAATCCGGCGAACCGCCCGCACCGGACGTTCTTCGCGTGGGCCTGGCCGCTCCGGTGACCCTGCTGCCCGCCGACGTCCGCGACCAGTCCGGGCGGATGCTCGCCGGCGCGCTCTGGACGCCGTTGGCCGATTACGACCCCGCGACGGGCAAGACGGCGCCTCGGGCGGCCGAATCGTTCACCAGTTCCGATCGGCTCACGTGGACGGTGAAGCTCAAGGACGGCGGGAAGTTCCACGACGGCACCCCGGTGACCGCTCAGTCCTATGTGGATACCTGGAAGGTGATCGGCGCGGAGCGGTGGCAGGCTTCGCGGGTGGTCAAGGATCTCCTGCGGGCCAAGGAGATCACCGCGCCGGATCCGCTGACCATCCGGCTCGTGCTCGACCGGCCGTCCGGTCAGGTCCCCGCTCTGCTCTCCTCGCCCGCGCTGGTCCCGCTGCCCGCGTCGGCACTGGCTTCGCGTGATTGGGCCGGTTTCGCACAACGCCCCGTCGGCAACGGGCCGTTCCGGCTGGACGGCGCGTGGCAGCCGTCGGGCGGCAAACTCGTCCGCGTGGCGGACGCGCCGGGCAAGGCGCGCGTGATCGAACTCAAGACCGGCGACGCGGCGGCGCAGTACGACGAGGTCAAGGCCGGGAAGCTCGATCTCTCCACGTTCGTCCCCGGTGATCGCCACGAGGCCATGCATGCCGATTTCGCGCAGCGGCACGTGATGTGGGCCCTGCCCACCGTCGCCTACCTCGGGTTTCCCCTGACCGCACAGCACTTCTCCGACGCGACCGTCCGGCACGGTTTCGCGCTCGGGATCGACCGCGCGGCGCTGGAGGCCGGTGCCCTCGGCAAGCAGGTGGATCCGGCGAAGTCGCTGCTGCCGCCCGCCGTCGCGCCGGGTGAGCGCAGCAGTACCTGCCGCCCCTGCACGTTCGACGCCGGCGCCGGGAAATCCCTGCTGACCCAAGCGGAGTTCCCGGCCGCACCTGTCCACTTCGGACAGTCGCAGGGAAGCTGGCTGCGTCCGCTCGCGGAGCAGGTCAGCGCGGCGGTCGGGGTCCCGCTCGCCGCGGAGCCCGGACAGGGACCGTTCGCGATCGACGTCGGCCTGATGACGCCGAGCCCGCAGGAGGTGCTGGCCGAGATCGCCAAGGCGACCGGATATCAGAGCGACGGGTTCGCCGACCTGCTGAAATCGGCCGAGGAGATCGAATCCACCGAGAGCGGTGAGGTCTACCGGCTGGTGGAGAACCACCTGCTCCGGGACCTCCCGGTCGTACCGCTGTGGTCCGGGCACGGGCACGCCGTCTGGGCGGACCGGGTGGGCGACGTCAAGGCGACGACGTTCGGCGGGGTGGACCTGTCAGCGGCTTCCGTGCGGTGA
- a CDS encoding LysR family transcriptional regulator, whose product MTSLRQLEYLVTVVDTGSFTKAAEVLHVTQPALSHQVRVLEKGVGGPLLERLPRSVRLTPMGRAMLPHARATLADAERARCAARQASGLEAGELQIATVYSVGIGVLPAALRVWRRERPEVDVRLVEFRHADELREAMAAGEADVAVGPVPRGWEGPVREIGAEEFVVVLPIDGPREDDGTGVVDLATLADCAWVHYAPGNGLADLVDQACAAAGFQPRAAVRTEQSAAAPVLAAAGLGPALVPANVLPEGFHGRVLRPEPPIRRPLAAYCRSTPDPLTAAFIDVVAGECTLGSPHGSR is encoded by the coding sequence ATGACAAGCTTGCGACAGCTCGAGTACCTGGTGACCGTCGTGGACACCGGCTCCTTCACCAAGGCCGCCGAGGTGCTGCACGTGACGCAGCCCGCGCTGTCGCATCAGGTACGCGTACTGGAGAAAGGCGTCGGCGGCCCGCTGCTCGAACGGCTGCCGCGCAGCGTCCGGCTCACCCCGATGGGCCGCGCCATGCTGCCGCACGCCCGCGCCACCCTCGCCGACGCCGAACGCGCGCGGTGCGCGGCCCGGCAGGCGTCCGGACTGGAGGCCGGGGAGCTCCAGATCGCGACGGTCTATTCGGTCGGCATCGGGGTCCTGCCCGCGGCGTTGCGGGTCTGGCGCCGGGAGCGGCCGGAGGTCGACGTCCGGCTGGTGGAGTTCCGGCACGCGGACGAGCTCCGGGAGGCCATGGCCGCGGGGGAGGCCGACGTCGCGGTCGGCCCGGTGCCGCGGGGCTGGGAGGGGCCGGTCCGCGAAATCGGTGCCGAGGAGTTCGTCGTGGTCCTGCCGATCGACGGGCCGCGCGAGGACGACGGCACCGGCGTCGTCGATCTGGCGACCCTCGCCGACTGCGCGTGGGTGCACTACGCGCCGGGCAACGGCCTCGCCGACCTCGTCGACCAGGCGTGCGCCGCGGCGGGGTTCCAGCCGAGGGCCGCGGTCCGGACCGAGCAGAGCGCGGCGGCCCCGGTGCTCGCGGCGGCGGGGCTCGGTCCCGCGCTCGTCCCCGCCAACGTCTTGCCCGAAGGCTTCCACGGCCGCGTCCTGCGGCCCGAACCGCCGATCCGGCGCCCGCTCGCCGCCTACTGCCGCAGCACGCCCGACCCGCTGACCGCGGCCTTCATCGACGTCGTCGCGGGGGAGTGCACGCTCGGGTCACCGCACGGAAGCCGCTGA
- a CDS encoding SDR family oxidoreductase, translated as MNEERKVALVAGANGVIGKNLIEHLETLPGWRVIGLSRRGGPGQIAVDLLDADDTRAKLGGLGDVTHVFYAAYVDKPTWAELVAPNLAMLTNLVDAIEPAAPGLRHISLMQGYKVYGAHLGPFKTPAREDDAGHMPPEFNVDQQEFLERRQAGKTWTWSAIRPSVVGGTALGNPMNLALAIAVYASISKELGLPLRFPGKPGAYDSLLEMTDAGLLAKATVWATGSENEAYNIANGDLFRWSDLWPRIARYFDLEVAPPLPMSLDVVMADKEELWTSIAAKYGLDVPYSAVSSSWAFADFVFGWDYDMFADGSKARRAGFHEYAETSAMFFRLFDEFRKAKVIP; from the coding sequence ATGAACGAAGAACGCAAGGTCGCCCTGGTCGCCGGGGCCAACGGGGTCATCGGCAAGAATCTGATCGAACACCTGGAGACCCTGCCGGGCTGGCGTGTCATCGGCCTGTCGCGGCGCGGCGGCCCCGGTCAGATCGCGGTCGACCTGCTCGACGCGGACGACACCCGGGCGAAGCTCGGCGGCCTGGGCGATGTCACGCACGTGTTCTACGCGGCTTATGTCGACAAGCCGACCTGGGCCGAACTGGTCGCGCCGAACCTGGCGATGCTGACGAACCTCGTCGACGCGATCGAGCCCGCCGCGCCCGGACTGCGCCACATCAGCCTCATGCAGGGCTACAAGGTCTACGGCGCCCACCTCGGCCCGTTCAAGACCCCGGCGCGCGAGGACGACGCCGGGCACATGCCGCCCGAGTTCAATGTGGACCAGCAGGAGTTCCTGGAACGGCGTCAGGCCGGGAAGACCTGGACGTGGTCGGCGATCCGGCCGTCGGTGGTCGGCGGCACCGCGCTGGGCAACCCGATGAACCTCGCGCTGGCCATCGCGGTCTACGCGTCGATCTCGAAGGAACTCGGCCTGCCGCTGCGGTTCCCCGGCAAACCCGGCGCGTACGACAGTCTCCTGGAAATGACCGACGCCGGCCTGCTGGCGAAGGCCACCGTATGGGCCACCGGTTCGGAGAACGAGGCGTACAACATCGCGAACGGCGACCTCTTCCGGTGGAGCGACCTCTGGCCGCGGATCGCGCGGTACTTCGACCTGGAGGTGGCGCCGCCGCTGCCGATGTCGCTGGACGTCGTCATGGCGGACAAGGAAGAACTCTGGACGTCCATCGCCGCGAAGTACGGCCTCGACGTGCCCTACAGCGCCGTTTCGTCGTCGTGGGCGTTCGCGGACTTCGTGTTCGGCTGGGATTACGACATGTTCGCGGACGGCTCGAAGGCGAGGCGAGCCGGTTTCCACGAATACGCGGAGACCTCGGCGATGTTCTTCCGGCTGTTCGACGAGTTCCGGAAGGCGAAGGTGATCCCGTAG
- a CDS encoding SDR family oxidoreductase yields MGNGRTAVVTGAGSGLGREISRALLGAGYRVALAGRRADALAETAGGDTNALPVPTDVADPDSAAALFETVRAEWGRLDLLVNNAGVSVGGTVDELSFADWKRAVDTNLTGMFLCAQQAVRLMKTQDPRGGRIINNGSISAHAPRPASVAYTATKHAVTGLTKSISLDGRAWNVACGQIDIGNAATEMTLRMADGIPQADGSVKAEPTFDARHVADAVLYMAGLPLDANVQFLTVTATAMPYIGRG; encoded by the coding sequence ATGGGCAACGGCAGGACCGCGGTCGTCACCGGGGCGGGTTCCGGGCTCGGCAGGGAGATCTCCCGCGCGTTACTCGGCGCCGGGTACCGGGTCGCCCTCGCCGGCCGCCGTGCGGACGCGCTGGCCGAGACCGCCGGCGGCGACACGAACGCGCTTCCCGTGCCCACGGACGTCGCCGACCCGGATTCCGCCGCCGCGTTGTTCGAGACGGTCCGCGCGGAATGGGGACGGCTGGATCTCCTGGTGAACAACGCGGGTGTTTCGGTGGGCGGGACGGTCGACGAACTGTCCTTCGCGGACTGGAAACGCGCCGTCGACACCAACCTGACCGGGATGTTCCTGTGCGCGCAGCAGGCCGTGCGGCTGATGAAGACGCAGGACCCACGCGGCGGCCGGATCATCAACAACGGTTCGATCTCCGCGCACGCCCCGCGCCCCGCGTCCGTCGCCTACACCGCGACGAAACACGCGGTGACCGGGCTGACGAAGTCGATCTCCCTCGACGGGCGGGCCTGGAACGTCGCTTGTGGACAGATCGACATCGGCAACGCCGCCACCGAGATGACCCTGCGCATGGCCGACGGGATCCCGCAGGCCGATGGCAGCGTCAAGGCCGAGCCGACCTTCGACGCCCGGCACGTCGCGGACGCCGTGCTGTACATGGCCGGGCTGCCGCTCGACGCGAACGTCCAGTTCCTGACCGTCACGGCGACCGCGATGCCGTACATCGGACGGGGCTGA
- a CDS encoding DUF1508 domain-containing protein has product MKKNPRFQLVQTGDQTIRWRLLGGNNVSLGSAPDDYPRAEECLAAIAWLSVHISELTSDFSHLSGGRWRWRLHRDDRVVAIASHAYGRRIEAQRGLDRFRSATTEAPLGEGIETISDWRRKYRRDSGGISPNRSP; this is encoded by the coding sequence GTGAAGAAGAATCCGCGCTTCCAGCTGGTCCAGACCGGCGATCAGACCATCCGATGGCGACTGCTCGGCGGCAACAACGTGTCGCTGGGGTCGGCGCCCGACGACTATCCGCGAGCCGAGGAATGCCTCGCCGCGATCGCCTGGCTCAGCGTCCATATTTCCGAGCTGACCAGCGATTTCAGTCATCTCAGCGGCGGGCGCTGGCGCTGGCGCCTGCATCGGGACGACCGGGTCGTCGCGATCGCCAGCCACGCCTACGGGCGGCGTATCGAGGCGCAGCGCGGGCTCGACCGCTTCCGCTCGGCCACCACCGAGGCGCCACTCGGCGAAGGGATCGAGACCATCTCCGATTGGCGCCGGAAATACCGTCGCGATTCCGGCGGTATTTCACCGAATCGTTCTCCGTGA
- a CDS encoding substrate-binding domain-containing protein has translation MRARTTRFLGATAIAACACLTLTGTASAVAPANGLEDVLAAAGSDTTADITGAILANANGAAWNTDPDNHVNIPPLLAAGGTFTVPGDLYADQVVYNTTTTLPPNGSSQGKAALKASGDAGDGKIDIARSSSPRGSSDPASFEYYSFATDGVTWSSSATGSGAGLSLTLAQLRGIYDGSITNWNQVGGANAAIVVYLPQTGSGTLSFFTTTVLGFDPTTKPVTIKRFQEHDGSSIPTADRANAIAPFSIAQWIAQGNAVTADKRAGFTVNPLTGAGFNGSPVAGSAGNYTPAFTTAFLGSRSVYHVLDTRTPSYDQAQRAVGFAAGDTAATASPLCGGQLATTIKRYGFLTVSGPNGLSCVKS, from the coding sequence ATGCGTGCTCGTACCACTCGGTTTCTCGGCGCCACCGCCATCGCCGCCTGTGCCTGCCTCACCCTGACCGGCACCGCCTCGGCGGTCGCCCCGGCCAACGGCCTCGAAGACGTCCTGGCCGCGGCGGGCTCGGACACCACCGCCGACATCACCGGCGCGATCCTGGCCAACGCCAACGGCGCCGCCTGGAACACCGACCCCGACAACCACGTCAACATCCCGCCGCTGCTCGCCGCGGGCGGTACCTTCACCGTTCCCGGTGACCTTTACGCCGATCAGGTCGTCTACAACACCACGACCACCCTGCCGCCGAACGGCTCTTCCCAGGGCAAGGCCGCGCTCAAGGCCTCCGGCGACGCGGGCGACGGCAAGATCGACATCGCGCGGTCGTCGTCGCCCCGTGGCTCGTCCGACCCCGCGTCGTTCGAGTACTACTCCTTCGCCACCGACGGTGTCACCTGGTCGTCCTCGGCGACCGGCTCGGGCGCGGGCCTGTCCCTCACACTGGCGCAGCTGCGCGGCATCTACGACGGCTCCATCACCAACTGGAACCAGGTCGGTGGCGCCAACGCCGCCATCGTCGTCTACCTGCCCCAGACCGGCTCCGGCACGCTGAGCTTCTTCACCACCACGGTCCTCGGCTTCGACCCCACCACCAAACCGGTCACCATCAAGCGGTTCCAGGAGCACGACGGCAGCTCCATCCCCACCGCCGACCGGGCCAACGCGATCGCCCCGTTCTCCATCGCGCAGTGGATCGCCCAGGGCAACGCGGTGACCGCGGACAAACGCGCGGGCTTCACCGTGAACCCGCTGACCGGTGCCGGCTTCAACGGTTCCCCGGTCGCCGGCTCGGCCGGCAACTACACCCCGGCCTTCACCACGGCGTTCCTGGGTTCGCGCAGCGTCTACCACGTGCTCGACACCCGCACGCCGAGCTACGACCAGGCCCAGCGCGCCGTCGGCTTCGCCGCCGGTGACACGGCCGCGACCGCCAGCCCGTTGTGCGGTGGCCAGCTCGCCACCACCATCAAGCGGTACGGCTTCCTGACCGTCTCGGGCCCGAACGGCCTGTCCTGCGTCAAGTCCTGA
- a CDS encoding S8 family peptidase, whose amino-acid sequence MSRFSRVVTCSVPVAVGALLLSTAVSGAQPSEEVRTQAGISALQSIKKSLTPAERKQSSQLVVEKRLRADKSLAGKLPEYRTGLGVSDAGTVAVDIKGAGQSLVDAVKAAGGTVRYASPAGAIRADLPLTAVDAIAGRGDVAEVKAASQAMTWNESAPQDRRQAAAKKTAAALQVAEGDKAHGNDTARTKYGVTGAGQKVCVLSDGIKSLQASQTAGELPAVDVLPGQAGSGDEGTAMLEIIHDMAPGAALGFATAFTSEQSFADNIRALRTTGKCTIIVDDVSYFDESPFQDGPVAQAVNDVTAAGALYFSSAGNSGNLTDGTSGYYEGDFRGSSSKISGVTGTPHDFDPSATTQLYNALSPNSVGRYVTLFWSDPWGKATSDYDLFVLNSSGAVVASSEGAQNGTQNPYEIAQVPASGSGFKVAVVKYSGSDRFIALNVIRGRFVPSGDLKAFSTNGVTSGHSAAVNAFSVAAAPAAGAFGRALEAGDPANPAGPYPGLFTAASKWERFTSDGRRHQFYHPDGSVITPGNVSSTGGATRNKPDITAADGVATSVSGFQPFFGTSAAAPSAAAIAALLKQGKPAATQAEIRNALVSTAIDLGAPGFDPVTGAGVIMTGPALAALGVAPK is encoded by the coding sequence ATGAGCAGATTCAGCCGGGTGGTCACATGCTCGGTTCCGGTCGCGGTCGGCGCTTTGCTGCTGTCGACCGCGGTTTCCGGTGCCCAGCCGTCGGAAGAGGTGCGCACCCAGGCCGGGATCAGCGCGCTGCAGAGCATCAAGAAGAGCCTCACCCCGGCCGAGCGCAAACAGTCGAGCCAGCTCGTCGTCGAGAAGCGCCTCCGCGCCGACAAGAGCCTGGCCGGCAAGCTGCCCGAGTACCGGACCGGGCTGGGCGTCAGCGACGCCGGCACGGTCGCGGTGGACATCAAGGGCGCCGGACAGTCCCTGGTGGACGCCGTCAAGGCGGCGGGTGGCACCGTCCGCTACGCCTCACCCGCCGGTGCGATCCGCGCCGACCTCCCCCTGACCGCCGTGGACGCGATCGCCGGACGCGGTGACGTCGCCGAGGTCAAGGCCGCTTCCCAGGCCATGACCTGGAACGAATCCGCGCCGCAGGACCGGCGGCAGGCCGCGGCCAAGAAGACCGCCGCCGCGCTGCAGGTCGCCGAGGGCGACAAGGCGCACGGCAACGACACCGCCCGCACCAAGTACGGCGTCACCGGCGCGGGTCAGAAGGTCTGCGTGCTCTCGGACGGCATCAAGTCGCTCCAGGCGTCGCAGACCGCCGGCGAACTCCCCGCCGTCGACGTCCTCCCCGGCCAGGCCGGCAGCGGTGACGAGGGCACCGCGATGCTGGAGATCATCCACGACATGGCGCCCGGCGCCGCGCTCGGTTTCGCGACCGCCTTCACCAGCGAGCAGAGCTTCGCCGACAACATCCGCGCCCTGCGGACCACCGGCAAGTGCACGATCATCGTCGACGACGTCTCCTACTTCGACGAGTCGCCGTTCCAGGACGGCCCGGTCGCGCAGGCCGTCAACGACGTGACCGCGGCCGGCGCGCTCTACTTCTCCTCCGCGGGGAACTCGGGCAACCTGACCGACGGCACCAGCGGCTACTACGAAGGCGACTTCCGCGGCTCCAGCAGCAAGATCTCCGGGGTCACCGGGACGCCGCACGACTTCGACCCGAGCGCCACGACCCAGCTGTACAACGCGCTTTCGCCGAACTCGGTCGGCCGCTACGTCACCCTGTTCTGGTCCGACCCGTGGGGCAAGGCCACCAGCGACTACGACCTGTTCGTCCTGAACTCCTCCGGCGCGGTCGTCGCCTCCAGTGAGGGCGCGCAGAACGGCACCCAGAACCCGTACGAGATCGCCCAGGTTCCGGCCAGCGGCTCGGGCTTCAAGGTCGCCGTGGTCAAGTACAGCGGCTCCGACCGGTTCATCGCGCTCAACGTGATCCGCGGCCGCTTCGTCCCCTCCGGTGACCTGAAAGCCTTCAGCACCAACGGTGTCACCTCCGGCCACTCGGCCGCCGTCAACGCCTTCAGCGTCGCGGCCGCTCCCGCCGCCGGCGCCTTCGGCCGTGCGCTCGAAGCCGGTGATCCGGCGAACCCGGCAGGCCCGTACCCGGGTCTGTTCACCGCCGCCAGCAAGTGGGAACGGTTCACTTCGGACGGTCGCCGTCACCAGTTCTACCACCCGGACGGTTCGGTGATCACCCCCGGCAACGTGTCCTCGACCGGTGGCGCGACGCGCAACAAGCCGGACATCACCGCGGCCGACGGCGTCGCGACCTCGGTGAGCGGCTTCCAGCCGTTCTTCGGGACTTCGGCCGCCGCGCCGAGTGCCGCCGCCATCGCCGCGCTGCTGAAGCAGGGCAAGCCGGCCGCGACCCAGGCGGAGATCCGGAACGCGCTCGTGTCCACCGCGATCGACCTCGGCGCCCCGGGCTTCGACCCGGTCACCGGCGCGGGCGTGATCATGACCGGCCCGGCGCTCGCCGCACTGGGCGTCGCTCCGAAGTAG
- a CDS encoding sortase, which translates to MSTSVEERHQEPETRFLSFGPGWIGAVLAAWLVTTLVALALVVYALGPMLQASDQRKALGEIRGEIGLALGASQSLFGAAPPSEPVEFGKPVAVLEIPALKLQQVVVEGASSGETASGPGHVPGTAGPGQPGNAAIVARNAGYGGPFGSLEALEPGDEIVVATTQGKSVYRVTEKATRPLDEGADYGKTQNDRLTLVTSASWWPLASAEATVVTAALEGRPFRPTPQNGKADAQDGRTGDGDAWAGLVLAFGGFVAAAAGATFLYRRWRPVSTYVITGPVLLTLASLAALALWRLFPAWA; encoded by the coding sequence GTGAGCACCTCTGTCGAAGAGCGGCACCAGGAACCGGAAACCCGCTTCCTGAGCTTCGGTCCGGGATGGATCGGCGCTGTCCTCGCCGCCTGGCTGGTCACCACCTTGGTGGCGCTGGCGCTGGTCGTCTACGCGCTGGGGCCGATGCTCCAGGCGAGCGATCAGCGGAAGGCGCTGGGCGAGATCCGCGGCGAGATCGGCCTGGCGCTGGGTGCCAGCCAAAGCCTCTTCGGCGCCGCTCCGCCCAGCGAACCGGTGGAGTTCGGCAAGCCGGTCGCCGTGCTGGAGATCCCCGCGCTGAAACTGCAGCAGGTCGTCGTCGAAGGCGCGTCGAGCGGGGAAACCGCGTCCGGGCCGGGGCACGTGCCGGGGACCGCCGGTCCCGGGCAGCCCGGCAACGCCGCGATCGTGGCGCGCAACGCGGGTTACGGCGGTCCGTTCGGATCGCTGGAGGCGCTGGAGCCCGGTGACGAAATCGTCGTCGCGACCACTCAGGGCAAATCCGTCTACCGCGTGACCGAGAAGGCCACCCGCCCGCTCGACGAGGGGGCCGACTACGGCAAGACCCAGAACGATCGGCTGACCTTGGTGACTTCGGCGTCTTGGTGGCCGCTGGCCTCGGCGGAAGCGACCGTGGTGACCGCGGCGCTGGAGGGCAGGCCGTTCCGGCCCACCCCGCAGAATGGCAAGGCGGACGCGCAGGACGGCCGGACCGGCGACGGCGACGCGTGGGCCGGGCTCGTGCTGGCCTTCGGCGGGTTCGTGGCGGCCGCGGCCGGGGCGACCTTCCTCTACCGCCGGTGGCGGCCGGTCTCCACCTACGTCATCACCGGCCCGGTGCTGCTCACCCTGGCGTCACTGGCGGCTTTGGCGCTTTGGCGGCTGTTTCCCGCGTGGGCTTAG
- the pstC gene encoding phosphate ABC transporter permease subunit PstC: MTVAPPRPDPSPPGTPVRRAITEVLSRADRAFRRVTTGAGLTMLGILLVIGFFLVYRSGPAFDNSGFGFFTTIRFDPASGVLGVLGLLYGTIVVALIAVLVAVPLSILAALFITEYSSGRIRGFLTGLVDLLAAIPSLLYGLWGFSFLGPQIVPVSTWLTENLGWFPLFASKENTLYIQSMFIAGLVVSLMVLPITTSVIREVFAQTPPGEKEAALALGSTRWGMVKTVMLPFGRGGIIGGSMLGLGRALGETIAVSLLLPQVPEITQHVLQFGGATISGFIANNSGASGLSLSGLMAAGLVLFVFTLATNFTASVIISKSRSGAGVDA, translated from the coding sequence GTGACCGTCGCGCCACCCCGGCCCGACCCGTCGCCACCGGGAACCCCGGTGCGGCGGGCGATCACCGAAGTCCTTTCCCGGGCAGACCGGGCGTTCCGCCGCGTCACCACCGGCGCCGGGCTGACCATGCTGGGCATCCTTCTGGTCATCGGCTTCTTCCTGGTCTACCGGTCCGGGCCCGCCTTCGACAACAGCGGTTTCGGGTTCTTCACCACCATCCGGTTCGACCCGGCCTCCGGCGTACTCGGTGTGCTGGGCCTGCTCTACGGGACGATCGTGGTCGCGCTCATCGCGGTCCTCGTCGCCGTCCCGCTGAGCATCCTGGCCGCGCTGTTCATCACCGAGTACTCGAGCGGCCGGATCCGCGGCTTCCTCACCGGCCTCGTCGACCTGCTCGCGGCCATTCCCAGCCTGTTGTACGGCTTATGGGGATTCAGCTTCCTCGGCCCGCAGATCGTCCCGGTGTCGACGTGGCTGACCGAGAACCTCGGCTGGTTCCCCCTGTTCGCGTCCAAGGAGAACACGCTGTACATCCAGTCCATGTTCATCGCCGGGCTGGTGGTGTCCCTGATGGTCCTCCCGATCACGACCTCGGTGATCCGCGAGGTGTTCGCGCAGACTCCGCCCGGGGAAAAGGAAGCGGCGCTCGCACTGGGCAGTACTCGGTGGGGGATGGTCAAAACGGTCATGCTGCCCTTCGGCCGGGGTGGCATCATCGGCGGTTCGATGCTCGGGCTCGGCCGCGCGCTCGGCGAGACGATCGCCGTTTCCCTGCTACTGCCCCAGGTTCCGGAGATCACGCAGCACGTCCTCCAGTTCGGCGGCGCGACCATCTCCGGGTTCATCGCCAACAACTCCGGCGCCTCCGGCCTTTCGCTGTCCGGGCTGATGGCGGCGGGCCTGGTGCTGTTCGTCTTCACCTTGGCCACGAACTTCACCGCGTC